A region of uncultured Carboxylicivirga sp. DNA encodes the following proteins:
- a CDS encoding DUF4838 domain-containing protein, with product MKLNLLILFFVFLILNGCQKSVSTIDLILNNHSDYHIVVAANTDSTTLFAARQLQEFIQKVSGVSLVVSNEAIADAGTIFIGNDLLHQQGLGIDSLDEDGFFISIKDGAIILSGENGKANLYAVYTFLEEYVGCNILTPTEYFIPEKERIVLNEGVKVYEPDFTLRKLCFDDDEFHAYKNWNKLEDLDEWGLFVHTFQHLIPSEKYFDSHPEYFSLVGNHRLKDGQLCLSNPGTIKTLIDNLRELMAQHPEKKYWSVSQNDCFNYCECEDCKALYEKYGNISGAYIQMANQIASKFPDKVISTLAYNFTRSAPENIKPLPNVNIMFCSIECNRSMPLADDERSADFVKDMEDWSRLSDNIFAWDYVVQFKNYLTPFPNFSVLQPNLQFFHQHGVKIMFEQGSGHNWSDLNELKQYLLSKLMWDVNVNADSIINDFIAKYYGDAAPFIRSYFDATQQNLKKFEQTERLDIYGFPADYLDSYLAPQYLKEYKQIMDRAEEAVKNEPVYLKRVQRARLAVDFAYLDIALNEEPDGISYFDRSVDTIVVRQEMLEYLNRFTINSINTGAVNINERLFKTDDYRTYVLSKLKRITALNKAKGKNITILSQYSDKYPVGGALALNDGVVGELDFQQKWLGFEGDDMILLVDLETQEDVHEVNMNFLKAINSWTFLPLEVKVEGSIDGKVFKELGRIKNKDEDRGFLVQSIPFTIQFETEKYRFLKVTAKSMKQCPEWHRDFGNPSWMFVDELIVQ from the coding sequence ATGAAATTAAATTTACTGATACTGTTTTTTGTATTTCTCATATTGAATGGATGTCAGAAATCAGTTTCAACTATTGATTTAATCCTAAATAATCATTCGGATTATCATATAGTTGTTGCAGCAAATACTGATAGTACAACCTTGTTTGCTGCTCGTCAATTACAGGAGTTTATTCAGAAAGTGTCAGGTGTAAGTCTCGTAGTAAGTAATGAAGCAATAGCTGATGCAGGTACTATTTTTATTGGTAATGATTTGCTTCATCAACAAGGTCTGGGAATAGATTCTTTGGATGAAGATGGGTTTTTCATTTCAATAAAGGATGGTGCGATTATTTTAAGCGGCGAAAACGGAAAAGCTAATCTGTATGCTGTATATACCTTTCTGGAAGAATATGTTGGATGTAATATACTAACCCCAACTGAATACTTTATTCCTGAAAAAGAAAGGATTGTTCTTAACGAAGGTGTAAAAGTGTATGAACCTGATTTTACTTTGCGTAAACTTTGTTTTGATGATGATGAGTTTCATGCTTATAAGAATTGGAATAAGCTGGAAGATCTTGATGAATGGGGATTATTTGTTCATACTTTCCAACACTTAATTCCGTCCGAAAAGTATTTCGACAGTCATCCTGAGTATTTTTCACTGGTTGGTAATCATCGATTAAAAGATGGACAATTGTGTTTAAGTAATCCTGGAACCATCAAAACATTGATTGATAATTTGCGTGAATTGATGGCACAGCATCCGGAGAAGAAATACTGGTCGGTATCGCAAAATGATTGTTTTAATTATTGCGAATGTGAAGACTGTAAAGCCTTATATGAGAAATACGGGAATATTTCAGGAGCTTACATTCAAATGGCCAATCAGATAGCATCTAAGTTTCCTGATAAAGTAATATCAACATTGGCATATAATTTTACACGTTCGGCTCCTGAAAATATTAAGCCATTACCGAACGTTAACATCATGTTTTGTTCCATTGAATGTAACCGTAGTATGCCATTGGCAGATGATGAGCGTAGTGCTGATTTTGTCAAAGATATGGAAGACTGGAGTCGCTTATCGGATAATATTTTTGCCTGGGATTATGTAGTACAGTTTAAAAACTACTTAACTCCGTTTCCAAATTTTAGTGTGTTGCAGCCTAATCTACAGTTTTTTCATCAGCACGGTGTTAAAATCATGTTTGAGCAAGGGAGTGGTCATAACTGGTCGGATTTGAACGAGTTGAAACAATACCTGCTTTCAAAATTAATGTGGGATGTCAATGTTAATGCTGATTCAATAATTAATGATTTTATAGCTAAATATTATGGCGATGCAGCTCCATTTATTCGTTCATATTTTGATGCAACTCAACAAAATCTGAAAAAATTCGAACAAACAGAACGATTGGATATTTACGGATTTCCTGCTGATTATTTGGATTCATATCTGGCGCCTCAGTATCTGAAAGAATATAAGCAAATAATGGATAGGGCAGAAGAGGCAGTTAAAAATGAACCTGTCTACTTAAAAAGGGTTCAGCGTGCCCGGTTAGCAGTTGATTTTGCATATCTTGATATTGCATTAAATGAAGAACCTGATGGAATTTCGTATTTTGATAGAAGTGTTGATACAATTGTCGTTAGACAAGAAATGTTAGAGTATCTCAATCGATTTACTATCAATTCAATTAATACCGGAGCTGTAAATATTAACGAACGACTCTTTAAGACAGATGATTACCGTACTTATGTTTTAAGTAAGTTAAAACGAATAACGGCATTAAATAAAGCTAAAGGAAAGAATATTACAATACTAAGTCAGTACAGTGATAAATATCCTGTTGGAGGAGCTTTGGCCCTAAACGATGGAGTGGTGGGAGAATTGGATTTTCAACAGAAATGGCTAGGGTTTGAAGGTGATGATATGATTCTTCTTGTTGATTTGGAAACACAGGAGGATGTTCATGAAGTGAACATGAACTTTTTGAAGGCTATTAATTCCTGGACTTTTCTTCCATTAGAAGTTAAAGTTGAAGGATCAATTGATGGCAAAGTGTTTAAAGAGTTGGGAAGGATAAAAAATAAGGATGAAGACAGAGGTTTTTTAGTACAGTCAATACCCTTTACTATCCAATTTGAAACAGAAAAATACAGATTTTTAAAAGTAACAGCTAAATCAATGAAACAATGTCCTGAATGGCACAGAGATTTTGGAAACCCAAGCTGGATGTTTGTTGATGAATTAATCGTTCAATAA
- a CDS encoding SusD/RagB family nutrient-binding outer membrane lipoprotein, which yields MKKYIATIFSAVFLLYVTGCTSDFDEINTNPNTLTSDQLDASMAGPSFANAQYKGLGNASWSISGDDYGTYGLATMLHSMLFVHYFSCGSTGWQTERNGVNDGWRSRGWLRFYTLAVPSLRNAYTAAEGDEEALAVLDIWKVFMYHRFTDSWGPIAYSAAGQGGASVAYDLQEDMYDDFFALLENANETLSGLNGTVGIFKDYDAIYGGDTELWRKFANSMRLRLALRISDIDPSRAQEIAEAAVAAGVMESNDDCAYFAVTSDTYNNFVDIAKYWGFYMSADMESILKGYNDPRMEIWYGTNGEGEYIGQPNGGGTTRDWSTSVLSQSNQETTFADNTGHDIEVMMAAESYFNRAECALKGWNMSGTAKDLYEEGVRLSLSQWGVSDASAIDTYLAGTTVAVEPTLAVEYTKVGGSATPPVDVPVTWAATEAEQLKQIAVQKYLALFPESWETWADLRRSDADILYPLLYTEDADGNYGVMRRLTYVPTEYSTNEAAVNEAISSLSGGDKGSVRVWWDVN from the coding sequence ATGAAAAAATATATAGCAACAATATTTTCAGCAGTATTCCTATTGTATGTAACAGGATGTACATCAGATTTCGACGAAATCAATACCAATCCTAATACACTTACTTCTGATCAATTGGATGCCTCTATGGCAGGACCTTCATTTGCTAATGCGCAATACAAAGGTTTAGGAAATGCTTCATGGAGTATTTCAGGTGATGACTACGGAACTTATGGTTTGGCAACAATGTTGCATTCTATGCTTTTTGTTCACTATTTCTCATGTGGAAGTACTGGATGGCAAACTGAACGTAACGGTGTTAACGATGGATGGAGAAGTCGTGGATGGTTACGTTTCTATACCTTAGCTGTTCCTTCGTTACGAAATGCTTATACAGCTGCCGAAGGCGACGAAGAAGCATTAGCTGTTTTGGATATCTGGAAAGTATTTATGTATCACCGTTTCACCGACTCTTGGGGACCGATAGCTTATTCAGCTGCCGGACAAGGAGGTGCTTCAGTAGCATACGATTTACAGGAAGATATGTATGATGATTTCTTTGCATTGTTAGAGAATGCGAACGAAACACTTAGTGGATTAAATGGTACAGTAGGTATTTTCAAAGATTACGATGCTATTTATGGTGGTGACACTGAGCTTTGGAGAAAATTTGCTAACTCAATGCGTTTGCGTTTGGCATTACGTATCTCAGATATCGATCCATCTCGTGCTCAGGAAATAGCTGAAGCTGCTGTGGCTGCTGGTGTAATGGAAAGCAATGATGATTGTGCTTATTTTGCAGTGACTTCTGATACTTACAATAACTTTGTTGATATTGCTAAATATTGGGGATTCTATATGTCTGCTGACATGGAAAGTATCTTGAAAGGATACAATGATCCTCGTATGGAGATCTGGTATGGTACCAATGGTGAAGGAGAGTACATTGGTCAGCCAAATGGTGGTGGTACTACCCGCGACTGGAGTACATCTGTTTTAAGTCAGTCGAACCAGGAAACTACTTTTGCTGACAATACTGGTCATGATATCGAAGTTATGATGGCAGCAGAATCTTATTTCAACCGTGCAGAATGTGCATTGAAAGGATGGAATATGAGCGGCACTGCTAAGGATTTGTATGAAGAAGGTGTTCGTTTATCATTATCACAATGGGGTGTTAGCGATGCATCTGCAATTGATACTTACCTGGCTGGAACTACAGTTGCTGTTGAACCAACTTTAGCTGTTGAGTATACCAAAGTAGGTGGTAGTGCTACTCCTCCGGTAGACGTTCCTGTAACATGGGCAGCAACAGAAGCTGAGCAATTAAAGCAAATTGCAGTACAAAAATATCTGGCTCTTTTCCCTGAGTCATGGGAAACATGGGCTGACCTTCGTCGTTCAGATGCCGATATTCTTTATCCTCTATTGTATACTGAGGATGCTGACGGTAATTATGGAGTTATGCGAAGATTAACTTATGTGCCTACCGAGTATAGTACTAACGAAGCAGCTGTTAATGAAGCAATAAGTTCGTTATCAGGTGGTGATAAAGGTAGCGTAAGAGTATGGTGGGATGTAAATTAA
- a CDS encoding SusC/RagA family TonB-linked outer membrane protein encodes MKKTIVKAAKRRFQERMKLLLVLSLCLVGFTQMVSAEGSIANNNESLQQDGKTVTGKITDANGDPLIGVTILIEGTTQGVITDIDGNYSIAVPSESSVLHFTFIGYNEEVIPVAGKTTINLTMIEDVTELEGVVVTALGIKREKKALTYAQQTVSTEELSEARSLNVANSLSGKVAGLNFSTTGGGVGSSSRVTLRGNRSLTGNNQPLYVIDGVPMDNNVASTASADIGGRTSSDGISNINPEDIESMSVLKGASAAALYGSRASNGVIIITTKKGSSNQKAKVSVSSNLMFSKAYDMLNLQNTYGQGSQGVYDPTSRLSWGPEMTGQSVAAWQLSFNPDYAGPSTYSMTPQPDNAMSFFETGYNWAKTVTASMGNEKIQGYFSYTNTEAKGIVKGNELDRHNLNIRLTSDLSDKLHLDSKANFISQTIENPLNTGESSVGEAVYTMIRSMPFEQIEQYQYTDASGLLQYNWPNPTSVGGLGGNPYWYALNRPYTEERNRFIGFASLKYDLTKDLSLMVRSGIDQASNKAVSKQYASLSVLGNDYGSYSETSGQTMELNSDFLLSYNKDFGDFRLGLNVGGNSLYQKRSSLSAGGQLSRRNFFALSNLQTSTPTSSFYEKKMNSLYAFGQLGYKEYLYLDVTTRNDWSSTLPADNRSYFYPSVGLTAVLSDMFDIKSDFLTFLKARGSYAQVGNDTDPYRLSNELLYYGFNGGVVLSSTVKNNENLKPEISASTEFGVDARFFGNKIGLDFTYFKTNTSNQIFTINVPEVSGYSTEYVNGGEIENKGIELTFNADVLHRADFSWDLTANFAKYKTTVLSIMEGRDELSITTGYERVAQTIVKEGGEYGDLYIRGFARNDDGQIIVNELTGLPETTSGFDVYAGNFNPDWTAGLTNRFNYKNFTLSFLVDFRIGGEVISYTQARMAGAGVSDITLNGRTDGFVVDGVNAITDANGAVSYVTNTTSVLAEDYWTKVASRDPASAEDFVFDATNIRLRELVLGYSLPKSVLGNGPFAGVNFSVVGRNLLFFMNNAKYFDPEQGVGVGNLQGIESFNIPATREFGFNVKLDF; translated from the coding sequence ATGAAAAAGACAATTGTTAAAGCAGCCAAACGGAGGTTTCAGGAAAGAATGAAACTACTATTGGTTTTAAGTCTGTGTTTAGTAGGCTTTACACAAATGGTGAGTGCTGAAGGAAGTATTGCAAATAATAATGAGAGCCTTCAGCAGGACGGAAAAACAGTTACTGGTAAAATTACCGATGCAAACGGTGATCCATTAATTGGGGTAACCATTCTAATTGAAGGAACCACACAAGGAGTAATTACTGATATTGATGGTAATTATTCAATCGCAGTTCCATCAGAGTCAAGCGTTCTTCATTTTACATTTATTGGTTATAATGAGGAAGTGATACCTGTAGCAGGAAAGACAACTATCAATCTAACAATGATTGAAGATGTAACAGAGTTAGAAGGTGTTGTTGTAACAGCTTTAGGTATTAAGCGTGAGAAAAAGGCATTGACTTACGCACAACAAACTGTTTCTACTGAAGAATTGAGCGAAGCTCGTTCTTTGAACGTTGCCAACTCACTTTCGGGTAAAGTTGCTGGTTTGAACTTCTCAACTACTGGTGGTGGTGTAGGTAGTTCATCAAGGGTAACATTACGTGGTAACCGTTCTTTAACCGGAAACAACCAGCCATTGTATGTTATTGATGGTGTACCAATGGATAACAATGTTGCTAGTACAGCGTCTGCTGATATTGGTGGTAGAACAAGTTCAGATGGTATTTCAAACATCAACCCTGAAGATATTGAATCAATGTCGGTATTGAAAGGTGCTTCTGCTGCAGCTCTTTATGGTTCACGCGCAAGTAACGGTGTTATCATCATTACAACTAAAAAAGGTTCTTCCAATCAAAAGGCTAAAGTATCTGTATCATCGAATCTGATGTTTTCGAAAGCATATGATATGCTTAATCTACAGAATACTTACGGACAAGGTTCTCAGGGTGTTTACGATCCTACAAGTCGTTTAAGCTGGGGTCCTGAAATGACAGGACAATCAGTAGCTGCATGGCAATTGTCATTCAATCCTGATTATGCGGGTCCATCTACCTATTCGATGACTCCACAGCCTGATAACGCAATGAGCTTCTTCGAAACTGGTTATAACTGGGCTAAAACAGTTACTGCATCTATGGGTAACGAAAAAATTCAGGGATATTTCTCATATACCAATACAGAAGCAAAAGGTATTGTAAAAGGTAACGAATTGGATCGTCACAACTTAAACATTCGTTTAACAAGTGATTTGTCTGACAAATTACATTTAGATTCAAAAGCTAACTTCATCTCACAAACAATTGAAAACCCACTTAACACTGGTGAGAGTTCAGTTGGTGAGGCAGTTTACACAATGATTAGAAGTATGCCTTTTGAGCAAATTGAGCAATATCAATATACTGATGCTTCAGGCTTATTGCAATATAACTGGCCAAACCCTACATCAGTTGGTGGATTGGGAGGTAACCCATATTGGTATGCATTGAATCGTCCTTATACAGAAGAAAGAAATCGTTTTATCGGTTTTGCTTCATTAAAATATGATTTAACTAAGGATTTGAGCTTAATGGTACGTTCAGGTATCGATCAAGCATCAAACAAAGCTGTTTCTAAGCAATATGCTTCTTTATCAGTTTTGGGTAACGACTATGGTAGCTATTCAGAAACATCTGGACAGACAATGGAATTAAACTCTGATTTCTTACTATCATATAACAAAGATTTTGGTGATTTTAGATTGGGATTAAACGTGGGTGGTAACTCGTTATACCAAAAACGTTCTTCTTTAAGTGCTGGTGGTCAGTTAAGTCGTAGAAACTTCTTTGCGCTAAGCAACCTTCAGACATCAACACCGACATCTAGTTTCTATGAAAAGAAAATGAACTCGTTGTACGCATTTGGTCAATTAGGTTATAAAGAATATTTGTACCTGGATGTAACAACTCGTAACGACTGGTCATCTACTCTGCCAGCTGATAACCGTTCTTACTTCTATCCATCGGTAGGTTTAACTGCTGTATTGAGCGATATGTTTGATATCAAATCAGATTTTCTTACCTTCTTAAAAGCACGTGGTTCATATGCTCAGGTAGGTAACGATACTGATCCTTATCGTTTAAGTAATGAGTTATTGTATTACGGATTTAATGGTGGTGTAGTACTTTCATCTACAGTTAAAAATAACGAGAACCTAAAGCCAGAAATCTCAGCTTCAACAGAATTTGGTGTTGATGCCCGTTTCTTCGGAAACAAGATTGGTTTGGATTTTACTTATTTTAAAACCAATACAAGTAACCAGATTTTTACAATCAACGTACCTGAAGTATCAGGATATTCTACTGAGTATGTAAACGGTGGAGAGATTGAGAACAAAGGTATTGAATTAACTTTCAATGCTGATGTATTGCACCGTGCTGATTTCTCATGGGACCTGACTGCTAACTTTGCTAAATACAAAACAACCGTATTGAGCATTATGGAAGGTCGCGATGAGTTATCAATCACAACCGGATATGAGCGTGTTGCGCAAACTATTGTAAAAGAAGGCGGAGAGTATGGTGATTTGTATATCAGAGGTTTTGCAAGAAATGATGATGGACAGATTATTGTAAATGAACTTACAGGTTTACCTGAAACAACATCTGGATTTGATGTGTATGCTGGTAACTTCAATCCAGACTGGACAGCAGGTTTAACTAACCGTTTCAATTATAAAAACTTCACATTAAGCTTCCTGGTTGATTTCAGAATTGGTGGTGAAGTAATCTCTTATACTCAGGCTCGTATGGCTGGTGCTGGTGTGAGCGATATCACATTAAACGGTCGTACTGACGGTTTTGTAGTGGATGGTGTAAACGCGATTACAGATGCAAATGGTGCAGTATCGTATGTAACTAACACAACATCAGTTTTAGCTGAAGATTACTGGACTAAAGTTGCCAGTCGTGACCCAGCCTCAGCTGAAGACTTTGTGTTTGATGCAACCAACATTCGTCTACGTGAATTAGTTTTAGGATATTCTTTACCAAAAAGTGTTTTAGGCAACGGTCCTTTTGCTGGTGTTAACTTCTCAGTTGTAGGTCGTAACTTGTTGTTCTTCATGAATAATGCTAAATACTTCGATCCTGAACAAGGTGTTGGTGTTGGTAACCTTCAGGGTATTGAATCATTTAACATCCCTGCAACACGCGAATTTGGTTTTAACGTGAAATTGGATTTTTAA
- a CDS encoding alpha-L-fucosidase, producing the protein MRKIILTFLFLLVVASQMIFAQHEHPQTEHYMAPKDEQVIQKLEEWQDLKFGIIIHWGLYTVPGIIESWSVCSEDWIERDSTISYNDYKEWYFGLINEFNPVKFNPEQWAEVSKEAGMKYLVFTTKHHDGFCLWNTQQTDYSIANSPFGSNDHSDALKYVLNAYRNQGFMVGAYFSKPDWHSDYYWWKKYATPNRNNNYDADKFPWRWNQFKKYTYNQIQELMTGYGDVDILWLDGGWVRPLETVTDEVRAWGAPIPSWSQDIDMPSIANMARQIQPGLLIVDRTVGGLYENYQTPEQRIPDKALDHPWESCITLGGAWGYSPKDRFKPTSQVIRTLVEVVAKGGSLLLGVGPTPEGEFTAEQVASLKKIGQWMQKNGEAIYATRSLEVCQSDNVFFTQSKDQKTCYAIACYDEDDTLETTISWEGNVPSKGSAVRLVSNGKRVKYQVSGDKVSVVLPKDIKELPLGKAIAFKYKKQ; encoded by the coding sequence ATGAGAAAAATTATTCTAACATTTTTATTTCTTCTGGTTGTTGCTTCGCAAATGATATTTGCACAACACGAACATCCTCAAACGGAGCATTATATGGCACCGAAGGATGAGCAGGTGATTCAAAAACTGGAGGAATGGCAGGATCTTAAATTTGGTATTATTATTCATTGGGGTTTATATACTGTTCCGGGAATTATTGAATCATGGTCGGTTTGTTCTGAGGATTGGATTGAGCGTGATAGTACCATTAGTTACAACGATTATAAAGAGTGGTATTTCGGATTGATCAATGAATTTAATCCGGTTAAGTTTAATCCTGAACAATGGGCTGAAGTTTCAAAGGAAGCCGGTATGAAGTATCTGGTTTTTACAACCAAGCATCACGATGGTTTTTGTTTATGGAATACGCAACAGACAGATTATAGCATTGCAAACTCACCTTTTGGATCAAACGATCATTCAGATGCATTGAAATATGTATTGAATGCCTATCGTAATCAAGGGTTTATGGTTGGTGCATATTTCTCAAAACCTGACTGGCATTCTGATTATTACTGGTGGAAAAAGTATGCGACACCTAACCGGAATAACAATTACGATGCCGACAAATTCCCATGGCGATGGAACCAATTCAAAAAATATACTTACAACCAGATTCAGGAATTAATGACGGGTTATGGTGATGTTGATATTCTTTGGTTAGATGGTGGCTGGGTTCGTCCTTTAGAGACGGTAACAGATGAAGTTAGAGCTTGGGGTGCTCCCATACCTTCGTGGAGTCAGGATATTGATATGCCTTCAATAGCTAATATGGCCCGACAAATTCAACCCGGATTGCTAATTGTTGATCGTACGGTTGGTGGTTTGTACGAGAATTATCAGACGCCAGAACAAAGAATTCCAGATAAAGCATTGGATCATCCATGGGAGAGTTGTATTACTCTTGGTGGTGCATGGGGTTATTCTCCCAAAGATAGATTTAAGCCAACCTCTCAGGTGATAAGAACTTTGGTTGAAGTGGTTGCTAAAGGTGGTTCTTTATTGTTAGGTGTTGGTCCTACTCCGGAAGGAGAATTCACAGCAGAACAAGTGGCAAGTCTGAAAAAGATAGGACAATGGATGCAGAAGAACGGGGAAGCAATTTATGCTACACGATCATTGGAAGTTTGTCAGAGCGATAATGTCTTTTTTACTCAATCAAAGGATCAAAAGACTTGCTATGCAATTGCTTGTTATGACGAAGATGATACGTTGGAAACTACCATTTCCTGGGAGGGAAATGTTCCTTCAAAGGGAAGTGCAGTAAGACTTGTTTCTAATGGAAAACGGGTTAAATACCAGGTTTCTGGGGATAAGGTAAGTGTTGTTTTACCGAAAGATATAAAGGAATTGCCTTTGGGGAAGGCGATTGCATTTAAATATAAGAAGCAGTAA
- a CDS encoding ROK family protein, whose product MNKECYIGVDVGGTKMHFAYVEGGKVVKQFKTSTDAYRGKSEIINDLIKGIENLMDEKVAGVGVGVPGLIDVEKGIVYNVQNIPAWKNVELKSTLSEYFNLPVFIGNDANCFLLGEKFYGKGKAYSDLVALAMGTGVGAGVLVNDKLHIGNLSMAGEFGGIGYKDADFENYCSGKFFQRTCKSTGKEIAEKAMAGDAESTEAFNSFGEHVAHLIETIIYSYGPEAIILGGSLSNAYQLFEQNMRETLKKFPHQNALQTTALIASENSEIPVLGAAALVPYYLQKDVVEEILKTA is encoded by the coding sequence ATGAATAAAGAGTGTTACATCGGTGTTGATGTAGGTGGCACAAAGATGCATTTTGCCTATGTTGAAGGTGGGAAAGTTGTAAAACAATTTAAAACATCAACCGACGCATATAGGGGTAAGTCTGAGATTATAAATGATCTGATAAAGGGAATTGAAAATCTTATGGACGAGAAGGTTGCAGGTGTTGGAGTTGGAGTTCCAGGATTAATTGATGTTGAAAAAGGAATTGTTTATAACGTTCAAAATATACCAGCCTGGAAGAATGTTGAATTAAAGTCAACACTTTCAGAGTATTTTAATTTGCCTGTGTTCATCGGAAATGATGCTAACTGCTTTTTATTGGGAGAGAAATTTTACGGCAAAGGTAAAGCTTACTCTGATTTGGTAGCCTTAGCTATGGGAACAGGTGTTGGAGCCGGTGTTTTAGTTAATGATAAACTGCATATTGGTAATTTATCAATGGCGGGTGAATTTGGAGGTATTGGTTATAAGGATGCTGATTTTGAAAACTATTGCAGTGGTAAGTTCTTTCAACGTACCTGTAAAAGTACAGGTAAAGAGATAGCTGAAAAGGCAATGGCAGGTGATGCGGAGTCGACTGAAGCTTTTAATAGTTTTGGTGAACATGTTGCACATCTTATCGAAACCATTATTTATTCATATGGTCCGGAAGCTATTATTTTGGGAGGTTCTTTATCAAATGCTTATCAACTTTTTGAGCAAAATATGAGAGAGACACTTAAGAAATTTCCTCATCAGAATGCTTTACAGACAACAGCTTTGATAGCTTCAGAAAATAGTGAAATACCAGTTTTAGGTGCTGCGGCATTAGTGCCCTATTATCTTCAAAAAGATGTTGTAGAAGAAATTTTAAAAACGGCTTAA
- a CDS encoding ROK family protein, whose product MGYLQFDTKVAEQLEGVEKKKFIQQIRIVKTLYVDGPQTTAKLCKRLRISTPNMVAIMAEMFERNILEKKGQGKSIGGRKPDLYGLVADSFYILAVEMSIYKVSIAIFNAENNQITETEEYSVELNNKKETLDEILELINSYIDRSGLDKSGFLSVGISMPGLVDSVKGINYTYLNFGDKPVTELMEESIGCPVFVENDAKAMALAEFRLGSAKGKKDILVLYLDWGIGLGMILNGNLYRGTSGFAGEFSHIPMVENGKLCRCGKLGCIETVASGIRVLELAEEGVKEGKTSIKLDTKNPNIKSLELKNIIKSALGGDQYAIKILHETGLNLGKAISILIQLFNPELIVLCGMLAQSGDLITTPIRQGINTHAMKQISEQSKIVATQFGANIGMLGAVAVVMENAFEKYLTN is encoded by the coding sequence ATGGGATATTTACAATTTGATACTAAAGTCGCAGAACAACTAGAAGGAGTTGAAAAGAAGAAATTCATTCAACAAATTCGAATTGTTAAGACTTTATATGTAGATGGCCCGCAGACGACTGCTAAATTATGTAAGAGATTACGAATTAGTACGCCAAACATGGTGGCTATTATGGCTGAGATGTTTGAGCGTAATATTCTTGAAAAGAAGGGGCAGGGAAAATCGATTGGAGGAAGAAAACCGGATTTATATGGATTGGTAGCTGATAGCTTTTATATTCTGGCTGTAGAAATGAGTATATACAAAGTAAGTATTGCTATTTTTAATGCTGAGAATAATCAGATTACTGAAACAGAAGAATACTCGGTTGAATTAAATAACAAGAAAGAAACACTGGATGAAATACTGGAATTGATCAATTCATATATCGATCGTTCTGGTCTTGATAAATCAGGGTTTTTATCAGTGGGTATTAGTATGCCCGGATTAGTTGATTCAGTTAAAGGTATCAATTATACCTATCTGAATTTTGGGGATAAACCAGTTACCGAATTAATGGAAGAGTCAATTGGTTGTCCTGTTTTTGTAGAAAATGATGCCAAAGCAATGGCATTGGCTGAATTCAGATTAGGCAGTGCAAAAGGAAAGAAAGATATTCTGGTTTTATATCTCGATTGGGGAATCGGTTTAGGAATGATATTAAACGGAAATCTTTATCGGGGAACTTCAGGTTTTGCGGGTGAATTCAGTCATATTCCAATGGTGGAAAATGGTAAGTTGTGTCGATGTGGCAAACTTGGGTGTATCGAGACTGTCGCTTCAGGAATCAGAGTTTTAGAACTGGCAGAAGAAGGAGTTAAAGAAGGTAAAACTTCTATTAAACTCGATACGAAAAATCCGAACATAAAATCGTTGGAATTAAAGAATATAATTAAGTCAGCTTTGGGAGGAGACCAGTATGCGATAAAGATATTGCATGAAACAGGTTTGAATCTTGGTAAAGCAATTTCCATATTAATACAGCTATTTAATCCAGAACTTATTGTTTTATGTGGAATGTTGGCGCAATCTGGCGATTTAATAACAACGCCAATTCGTCAGGGTATCAATACGCATGCAATGAAACAGATAAGTGAACAATCGAAAATTGTTGCTACTCAATTTGGAGCAAATATCGGTATGTTGGGTGCTGTTGCGGTTGTAATGGAAAATGCTTTTGAGAAGTATTTAACTAACTAG